In a genomic window of Curtobacterium flaccumfaciens pv. betae:
- a CDS encoding phosphoribosylaminoimidazolesuccinocarboxamide synthase, producing MTAPAPIAGWRHVSSGKVRELYVPEGTADLASASELLLVASDRVSAYDFALEPPIPGKGELLTRLSRFWFTQLSDVPNHIIGPSSGGTPVPAEVEARSMHVMPLTMFPVECVVRGYLVGSGWAEYQETGSVCGVALPAGLCNGDRLPEPIYTPAYKAAQGEHDENISYEQTVDLVGAETAATLRELSLHVYTEAAAIALERDVVIADTKFEFGQDATGRIRIADEVLTSDSSRYWDARSADRTDSFDKQIVRDWLSAHWDRQGTPPVLPDEIVERTAARYAELIERLGA from the coding sequence GTGACCGCCCCCGCGCCGATCGCCGGCTGGCGGCACGTCTCGTCCGGCAAGGTGCGCGAGCTCTACGTGCCCGAGGGCACCGCTGACCTGGCGAGCGCGTCCGAACTGCTGCTCGTCGCCTCGGACCGGGTCAGCGCGTACGACTTCGCGCTCGAGCCGCCGATCCCGGGCAAGGGCGAACTGCTGACCCGCCTGTCCCGGTTCTGGTTCACCCAGCTGAGTGACGTCCCGAACCACATCATCGGCCCGTCCTCCGGTGGCACGCCGGTGCCCGCCGAAGTCGAGGCACGCTCGATGCACGTCATGCCGCTCACGATGTTCCCCGTCGAGTGCGTCGTTCGCGGGTACCTGGTCGGCAGCGGCTGGGCCGAGTACCAGGAGACCGGCAGCGTGTGCGGCGTCGCGCTCCCCGCCGGGCTGTGCAACGGTGACCGCCTGCCGGAACCGATCTACACGCCGGCGTACAAGGCAGCCCAGGGCGAGCACGACGAGAACATCTCGTACGAGCAGACCGTCGACCTGGTCGGTGCCGAGACCGCCGCCACCCTGCGCGAGCTCTCGCTGCACGTCTACACCGAGGCCGCGGCCATCGCCCTCGAGCGGGACGTCGTCATCGCGGACACCAAGTTCGAGTTCGGGCAGGACGCCACCGGCCGGATCCGCATTGCCGACGAGGTCCTGACGAGCGACTCCAGCCGCTACTGGGACGCCCGCTCGGCCGACCGCACCGACTCGTTCGACAAGCAGATCGTGCGGGACTGGCTCAGCGCGCACTGGGACCGCCAGGGCACGCCGCCGGTGCTCCCGGACGAGATCGTCGAGCGCACGGCTGCGCGCTACGCCGAGCTGATCGAGCGCCTCGGCGCCTGA